The Rhodothermales bacterium genomic sequence ACCCGTTCCAGGAAGGCCACGTCTCCGTGGGACGACGGTGTGGACGAGTTGGCCGAACGCCTGTCGAAGTCGGTGTCCAAGCGGATGGACAAGGGGGATGATCTGAAGGATGCGGTTCGGAAGGCCGTCCATCAGAACCCGCCGGTACTGCATCTGGAAGAAAAACATGGCATTATTAAGGAGGCCGTCTCCCAGTTGTCGAGAGTCGTGTCCACGGCGCTCATCAAGGAAGTCACACGTCAGGTCTCGGCGTACCTGGACCGTCGTAAGGATCCAGACTGACGGAGTCCGGGATTGCCCGGCTACTGATTTCACCGATTCTGGATTTCTGTCGGAATCATTTGGCCCGCTTCAGGGTCGAATGCCCTCTTTTGCAAAATTGATGCTGACCACCCCCTGATCTATGCGCACCGTATTGTTCGGCCCACCCGGAGTAGGTAAAGGAAGCCAAGCATCCATGCTGGCTGAGCGCGAGGGTGTCACGCATATTTCCACCGGGATTCTTCTTCGCCGTGCCATTCGGGAGGAAACGCGGTTGGGCACGGAGGCCCGCCAGTATGTGGAGTCCGGGAAACTCGTGCCCGGTGCCTTGGTCCGCAGTCTCGCCGAGGAAGCCTTGCAAGCCTGTGGATATGATGGTTTCGTCCTGGACGGCTATCCCCGCACCATCCAGCAGGCCGAATGGCTGATGTACGACCTGAACCAGAAGGAAAAACCCCTCACGGCCGTTATCAGTCTGGTCGTCCGGGACGAGGTCATCGTGGATCGTCTCTCAAAGCGTCGCGTCAACCGGGTAACAGGGGAGAACTACCACCTGGATTTCAAACCCGTGCCGGCCGATGTCAATCCGGATCATATCATTCAGCGCAAGGATGATCGCGCCGACGCCATCCTGAAACGCCTGGAAATCTACCGGGAGGAGACCCATCCGGTTGAGGATTGGTTCCGCGGACGCGGCCTTCTGGTGGAGGTCAGTGGCGAGGGGTCCTTCGAGGAGGTTTACGCGCGCATTGTCCAGGCGGTCCAGACGGCAATCTGACGTGTCCGACACCGCCAAGGCATATATCAGCGAGGCCCGGGCGCGCATAGATGCAGCACTTTCAACGATTGTCCGGCATTCCGACCCGGAACGGCTGTATGGCCCGGTGCGCCATGTGTTGGATGCGCCCGGCAAACGATTCCGTCCGCTCCTGGCCATGGCAGCAGGCGACGTGTTCAAGGCCCGACCTGAGGCGTCCCTCGCAGCCGGCCTTTCCGTGGAAATCTTCCACACCTTCACGCTCGTACACGATGACATCATGGATCGTTCGCCGGAGCGCCGTGGACGCACTACCGTGCACGAAAAATGGGATGAAGCGACGGCCATCCTGTGCGGAGACTACCTCGTAGGGTTGTCGCTGGAACAGCTGATGGGGTTGCCCGCCGAACGTCTGCCTGATGTCATGCGGACGTTTACAGGGACCATCCGCATACTGTGTGAGGGCCAGATCCGGGACATGGCGTTCGAGGAACGGCACGATGTCGCGCTGGAGGAGTATCTGCGGATGATTGACCAGAAGACCGGTGCCCTGCTCCAGACATCGCTGGTTCTGGGCGGCCTTGCCGGAGAGGCATCCGCTTCGGATTTCGACACGTTGCGGGATGTGGGATTCCAACTGGGAAGGGCATTCCAGATACAGGATGACTTGCTGGATTTGATTGCAGATGCCGAAGCCTGGGGGAAACCGGTGGGCGGTGATCTCGTGCACGGGAAGAAGACGTTCCTTCTGCTCACGGCGGTGGCCAATGCCGGCGGAAACGATCGGGCCTGGTTCGACGAAATCCTGCGTTCAGGGCTGTCGGAAGATCGGATACCTGAAGCCCGTCAACGAATGGAAGCAGCGGGCGTGCTGGATGCGGCGCGGGAAGCCGTTATATTCCACTCCGGTAATGCCCGTACCCGGATAGCACAACTTCCTTCCGGTACGGGTCGCGACGTGTTGTTGCATCTCGCAGATCGGATGCAGGAACGCGTACATTGAAGTTTACACCCTTGATTGAAACATGATTGAACGGGAAGTCACCGTAACCAACCGGGCAGGCCTTCACACGCGGCCGGCCTCCATGATTGTCCGGACGGCGGCCGGCTTCAAATCTGATTTCTTCATTCACAAGGATGGGTACGAAATCAATGGCAAGAGCATCATCGGCGTAATGACGTTGGCGGCCGAGCAGGGAGCTACGTTGACGCTTCATCTGGATGGACCGGATGAAGAGGACGCCTTTGCCGCACTTGCCCAGTTGTTTGAGGATGGATTCGGTGAGGTGAAATAGTGCGAACGCTGAAAGGTATCGGCGTGGCACCGGGCATTGCCACGGGCCCCGTAGTCGTCTATGCACGCGTATCCTTTGACGTGGAGAAGCGGGTGCTGGCCGCGGAAGAACTTTCAGCAGAACTGAGCCGGTTTGAGCAGGCGGTCCAGCGGGCGGAGCGCGATCTCAAAAAAATCATTGCGCTCACCCGGGAGAAACTCGGGGAGGACAGTGCGTCCATTTTCGAGGCCCAGCAACTCATTCTCCGGGACGATGCCCTCTACAACGCCGTAGTAGAGTCCATCCGGCGCCACAATGTGAACGCCGAGTACGCCGTCAAGTCCGTGATGTCGAAGCACCGGCAGTCCATGGAGTCCAGCGACAGCGAGTACCTGCGTGAGCGGGCAAATGACTTGCTGGACATCCAGGATCGCATTATCCGGCACCTGAGAAGGGGGGTCATCCTGTCGGACATTCCGGCCGAATCGATCGTCGTGGCCGAGAATCTGACGGCTGCCGACATCATCCTGTTCTCACGGAAAGGCATCCTGGGCTGCGCCACCGACTTTGGCGGTCCGACATCCCATGTATCCATCATGGCGCGCGCCCTGGGCGTTCCGGCCATCGTGGGTATGCATGATGTGACCACACAGGTGACCGACGGTCAACTCGTGGTTGTGGATGGGCTGAAGGGGGAACTGACTGTTGAGCCCGACGAGGCGGCGGTGGAGTTCTACCGCCGCAAACAGGAACGCTACGCACGCCTGGTCCAGGAGGACATGGCCCTTGTACCGCTTCCGTCCGAAACGTTGGATGGTCATCACATCAACCTGGAAGCAAACCTGGAGCTGCGCGACGAACTGCCACTCCTGAACGAGTACGGCGCAGAAGGAATCGGATTGTTCCGGACGGAAATCATCCTGTTGATGGAGAATCGGCTCATCGTGTCCGAGGCGGAGCAATTCGAGTTGTACAGGGATGTAGTCAAGGGGGCCTCTCCCGGACATACCACGTTCCGTATGCTTGACCTGGGTGGTGACAAGTTGCTTCCAATGGGACACCGGGAGCAGAACCCGTTCCTGGGATGGCGTGGAATCCGGATCCTGCTCCAGAAGCCGGACTTGTTGGTGCCCCAGTTGCGTGCCATCCTCCGTGCCAGTGCGTTCGGGCCGGTCCGCATCCTCCTTCCCATGATCACGACGATCGACGAAATTCGGTCGTTCCGCAGACACTATCAGGGGGTTCAGGCGGCGCTGGAGGGAGAGGGAGTCGCTTTCGATCCCCATGTGCCGGTGGGGATCATGATTGAAGTCCCTGCGGCGGCCTTGTCTGCGCGGGACCTGGCACAGGAAGTGGATTTCTTTTCCATCGGTACGAATGACCTGACGCAGTATGTCATGGCTGTGGATCGGGGCAATGACCTGGTATCGGAGTTGTATGACGAATTGCATCCGGCCGTGCTGCGGCTCATCCACGAGACCACACAGGCGGCTCATGAAGCCGGTATCCCGGTCAGCCTCTGCGGTGAACTGGCGGCCAACCTGCGTGCGGTTCCGGTACTCATCGGACTGGGGATAACCGCACTGTCCGCATCGCCCGTCTACCTGCCCGGTATCAAACGGGTGGTGCGGGCCATGCGCAAGAGTGAAGGTGTGGCTCTGGCCGAACGGGCCATGGCATCGTCCGATGCCGCCGAAACCCGGGCGTTCCTGGATCAGTGGCTTGAGGAGCACGCCTGTGGACTGAGTTTCTTCCTGGACGGTGCCCGGGCAACCGGCTGACCGGGAACGGTCCTCCGGCGCCGTTCGCAGGTGCTGACCGTTCACGGGGGATGGGGCTCCGTACGCCTGATTTATGGTACAAGTGGAGGAGACCGGCCGGTAACGGTTCCATCCGGAAAGTATGTTGTGATGTCACAACGTCGTGCACGGCATGTCCCTTCTTCGAACGGTCATTTTGGTTGTCCTCCTGGGGTGGATCCCGGCTGCCCCCAGCCTGGCCCAGTACAACTACCATTTCGGGCGCAATAAAATCCAGTATGATGACTTCGACTGGAAGGTCATGCGGACCGAGCATTTCGACGTGTATTACTACCCGGAAATGCTGGAGCTGGCCGAGCACGGCGCGTATTTCGCGGAGGAAGCCTATGAGGAAATGAGGCACCGGTTCAATTTTTCGTTGAACACGCGGGTGCCCATCATTTTCTATTCGTCCAACCTGCATTTCAAGCAGACGAACATCACACCCGGGTTCATTCCGGACGGTGTCGGTGGCTTCTTCGAGTTCCTCAAGGGGCGGGTGGTCATCCCTGCGAACGGCAACCTGCAGCGTTTCAGGCGGGTGGTCCGACACGAGATGGTACACGTATTCACGTACAACAAACTCGTCCGGGTCATGCGGGACCATCGCAGACCCATGACCACGTTCCTTCCGCTGTGGTTCACGGAAGGGTTGGCGGAATACTGGTCGGGACCACCGGACCAGCAGCATGAGATGGTCATCCGGGATGCGGTATTCACGAACTACCTGGTACCCCTGGAGTCCATGTTCCGGATTCGGGGGTCCTACGTGATGTACAAGCAGGGAGAGGCCATCATGCGGTTCATCTCCGAGGAATACGGCGAAGAAAAAATCCTGGGGCTCATAGAGGGATTCTGGAAGGACCGGAAGTTTGATGTGGTCCTCGAAGTCACGCTGCAGGAGCCGTTCGAGGACATCGCTGCCCGATGGCTTGCCTGGGTAAAGCGACAGTATTATCCGGAGATGTCCGACGTGGACGTTCCGTCGCTGATTGCATCCGGTCTGTCGACCGAAGGGTTCAATGCCAAGCCGTCCTTCCACCGGTTTCCGGATGGACGGCGGTTCGTCTATTTCGTGGGCAATCGTGGGGGATACAGCAACGTATTCTCGGTTCAGGTGGATGCGGAGTACGAACCGTTGGACGACCCTGAAATCCTGATTGAAGGTGAACGGAGCGATGAATTCGAGGCGTTCCACCTGTTCGAATCGCGCATTGCGGTGTCGTCCGGTGGGAAATTGGCGTTCGTCACCAAGAGTGGAAACCGGGACGTCATCCATGTCTGGGACC encodes the following:
- a CDS encoding adenylate kinase, whose amino-acid sequence is MRTVLFGPPGVGKGSQASMLAEREGVTHISTGILLRRAIREETRLGTEARQYVESGKLVPGALVRSLAEEALQACGYDGFVLDGYPRTIQQAEWLMYDLNQKEKPLTAVISLVVRDEVIVDRLSKRRVNRVTGENYHLDFKPVPADVNPDHIIQRKDDRADAILKRLEIYREETHPVEDWFRGRGLLVEVSGEGSFEEVYARIVQAVQTAI
- a CDS encoding polyprenyl synthetase family protein, translated to MSDTAKAYISEARARIDAALSTIVRHSDPERLYGPVRHVLDAPGKRFRPLLAMAAGDVFKARPEASLAAGLSVEIFHTFTLVHDDIMDRSPERRGRTTVHEKWDEATAILCGDYLVGLSLEQLMGLPAERLPDVMRTFTGTIRILCEGQIRDMAFEERHDVALEEYLRMIDQKTGALLQTSLVLGGLAGEASASDFDTLRDVGFQLGRAFQIQDDLLDLIADAEAWGKPVGGDLVHGKKTFLLLTAVANAGGNDRAWFDEILRSGLSEDRIPEARQRMEAAGVLDAAREAVIFHSGNARTRIAQLPSGTGRDVLLHLADRMQERVH
- a CDS encoding HPr family phosphocarrier protein; amino-acid sequence: MIEREVTVTNRAGLHTRPASMIVRTAAGFKSDFFIHKDGYEINGKSIIGVMTLAAEQGATLTLHLDGPDEEDAFAALAQLFEDGFGEVK
- the ptsP gene encoding phosphoenolpyruvate--protein phosphotransferase, whose protein sequence is MRTLKGIGVAPGIATGPVVVYARVSFDVEKRVLAAEELSAELSRFEQAVQRAERDLKKIIALTREKLGEDSASIFEAQQLILRDDALYNAVVESIRRHNVNAEYAVKSVMSKHRQSMESSDSEYLRERANDLLDIQDRIIRHLRRGVILSDIPAESIVVAENLTAADIILFSRKGILGCATDFGGPTSHVSIMARALGVPAIVGMHDVTTQVTDGQLVVVDGLKGELTVEPDEAAVEFYRRKQERYARLVQEDMALVPLPSETLDGHHINLEANLELRDELPLLNEYGAEGIGLFRTEIILLMENRLIVSEAEQFELYRDVVKGASPGHTTFRMLDLGGDKLLPMGHREQNPFLGWRGIRILLQKPDLLVPQLRAILRASAFGPVRILLPMITTIDEIRSFRRHYQGVQAALEGEGVAFDPHVPVGIMIEVPAAALSARDLAQEVDFFSIGTNDLTQYVMAVDRGNDLVSELYDELHPAVLRLIHETTQAAHEAGIPVSLCGELAANLRAVPVLIGLGITALSASPVYLPGIKRVVRAMRKSEGVALAERAMASSDAAETRAFLDQWLEEHACGLSFFLDGARATG